DNA from Methanofollis sp.:
GGCGGGATCGTCGCCATCCTCACCGCGGGGACGGCCGACATCACGGTGGCGGAGGAGGCGCGTGTCGTCGCCGAGGAGATGGGCTGCGAGGTGCGGACAGCCTACGACGTCGGCGCGGCCGGGGTCCACCGCCTCTTCCCGGCCCTGAAGGACCTTGCCGGGGCGCACGTCTATGTCGTCGCCGCGGGGCGGGAGGGGACTCTTCCCGCCGTCGTCGCAGGGCTCGTGGACAGGCCGGTGATCGGCGTCCCTGTCTCGACAGGTTATGGTTTCATGGGCCAGGGTCAGGCGGCACTCGCGAGCATGCTCCAGTCCTGCTCCGTGCTGACCGTCGTGAACATCGACGCGGGCTTCGTGGCCGGGGCGCACGCCGCGCTCATCGCGTCCCTTGCGGGGCGGCCATGACGCGTGCCTTCTACATCGGGCGGTTCCAGCCGTACCACAACGGCCACCACTCGGTGATATCGAGGATCGCCCCCCAGGTCGACGAGATCGTCATCGGCGTCGGGAGCGCCCAGCTCTCCCACGAGGTCGAGAACCCCTTCACCGCGGGCGAGAGGGTGATGATGATCGCGGCGGCCCTGGAGGAGATCGGCATCCCCTTCTACGCGATCCCGATCGAGGACCTCCGCAGGAACGCCCTCTGGGTCTCGCACGTCTACTCGATGACGCCGTACTTCGACGTCGTCTACTCGAACAACCCCCTCGTGATCAGGCTCTTCTCCGAGGGCGGCATGAAGGTGCAGACCCTGCCGATGTACATGCGCGACACCCTCTCGGGCACCGAGATCAGGCGGCGGATGGCGGCGGACGAGGACTGGCGCAGTCTCGTGCCGGAGAGTGTCGCCGACGTCATCGACCAGATCCACGGCGTCGACCGGATCAAGCAGATCTCCTGCTCGGACTGAGTGCCTGAAACCCTTTATAGCGGGCCACCGATAGATCGGTGATGTTCCGCTTTCTCAAGGGTCTTTTTTCAAAGAAAGAGGTAGAGGAGAGTCTCACGCTCACCGTCGACGGGGCGGGGGCGTGGCTGGACGCACGGGATGAGGAGATCGAGGCCGGCCTGGAGGAGGCGACAGGGAGGTGCAGGACGGCTGTCTCGGCCTCGCTGGAGGACCTCGGCCGTCTCCTCGCAACGCTGAAGGACGCCGAAGGGCGGGAGGACGTCCACCCGAAACTGAAGAGCGTGACAGACCGCTCTCTCCCGGCCTTCATCGCCGCGATGGAGCAGCAGGCCGCCCATCCCCTCCCTGACGATGCGGACGGGTTCTATGCGGCGGCCGCCGAACTCCTCACCGGCCTCCTGAAGGCCCAGAAGGGGCAGGGGAGATACCTCGCCGCCGTATTCCCGGAGGAGATGAAGGAGGTCAGGGGGGTCACCCGGGATATCGGCCGGGAGATCAACACCCTCACCGGCCTGGTGAAGGAGGCACAGGCGACGACGGCGCGGATCGGCGCCGCCCGTGCGGGCCTTGCCGCGGTCACGGAGGCGGGGACAGAGACTGAGAATCTCGACGCGGAGATCGGGGCGCTCAGGAAAAGGCTGGAGGCGGCCGACCCGGCGATCGCCAGGGACGGGGAGAGACTCCGGGCGCTCACAGCGGGCCAGGACTATGCCGCCTGCATGACCGAGCAGGAGAGGCTTGCCGGACTGAAAAAGGAGGAGGAAGGGGCCGTACAGGACCTCACAAACACGGCGGCCCAGGAGGCGCGGGTGATGAGGAAGGCGGAGCGGGTCGCGGGGCGTGCCCGTGCGCAGCAGGACCTCCGCACCCTCGAAGCCTGCACCGCGCTCCTGGACCGGCCGCTTGACGCGGGCCGCGAGGAGATTCTCCCCCTCGTCGAGGCCGCGGCAGGGGTCGTGCAGAGGCAGATCCCAGGGGGCGAACTGGCCCTGAAAGGAAAGGACGACCTTGCACTCTTCGCGGACGCGGGGGCGGCCGAGAAGGAGATGGACGCGCGGATCGCCGCCCTCGACGGGGTGCGGGAGAGGGTCGCCGCCGCGGAGGAGCGGGTACGGGCCTGCACCGCCCTCGGCGAGGCGCGGAGACTCGAAGAGGCGATCGCGAGCGCGGAGGCAGAGAAGGAGAGAGACAGGCAGGCGCTCGCAAGCGCGGAGGCGCGGAAGAGGGCCCTTGCAGACGGGGAGGCAGACCGCCTGCACCGCCTGGAGGAGGCTCTCGCCGCGGTGGCGGGCCGGCCCGTCACTCTAGCCTGAGATACCAGAAGCGGCGGAAGTCGGTGACGGCACACTCCGGGTTCTCTCCGGTGCAGGCACCGAGCCGCGTGATGGTCGGCACGGAGAGGTCGATGCAGGCCCCCGCGACAGGCAGGCCGGGGAGGGGTTCGGGCCTCAGGGGGACGGAGACGATACGGTCGTCCTTTTTCTGGCAGCAGAGGGGGACGTGCTGGTGGCCGCAGCAGAGGTGGGAGAGGCCGCGGCGTTCCAGTTCGGCAAAGGCCATCTGCGGCGTGTAGTGGTAGCCCGCAAAACTCGGGCCTGGCACGCGGGAGAGGCGCTGCCAGAAGGGCTGCTCGGTGAGGACGTCGCCGAGGCGGAGGGGGCCGCCGTGGACGAAGAGGGTGGCGTCGAGCACCGCTTCGACAGGGAGGCGGGAGAGGGCGTCGAGGTGGGGAGACCTGTTCAGGCGGCGGTGGACCGCCTCGCTCCTCACGTCGCTGCCGCTCACCGGTATGCCGTGGATGCAGGCATGGTCGTGGTTGCCGAGGAGGGAGACGAGCGTGACCTCCCCGGCGAGGCGCTCCACCAGGCGCAGGGTCTCGATCGGGGCGTAGCCGCGGCCGAGGAGGTCGCCGAGGTTCACGACGGTGTCGACCCGGCCGAAGAGCCGCGTGAATGCCGGTTCCTCCCGCAGGGCGAGGACGCGGGAGAGAGCCTCCGCATCGGCATGGACATCGGAAAAGACAAGGACCGCCACACTATGATCTCCGCCACCTCCCTTTTAAATGTGCGGCGCATAGATCTGATGGGATATATGTCGTGGCATGGGTTTGACAGCAGGGCATGGCTTGCCGTGCCTCTGGTTTCGTTCGGCGGGATTCTGGTATCGACCCTCGCCATCGTCGCCGCAGGCGACCAGATGCTTGTCACCCACCCCTTCTGGACGTTCGGGCGGGTGGCGTGCATCATCGCCGCCTTCATCCTCGGGGCGATCGCCTACTCCACCGAGAAAAAAGACCTTGTATCCCTGATGGCGCCGGTTTTTGCGGTGATCATCTTCGTCATCGGCGACTTTTCCACCGGGCCGGTGATGCAGGTGCTCTTCGCCGCCACGATCACCTTCCTCGCGGTGAGGGTCAGGAAATAAATATCAGTGCAGAAAGGAGGAGACGAGTATGGGACGGGCAGAAAAGTACCTGGAGGCATATATCGAGAGAGTCGGGCCGCGGCTCGCGGGCCTGGACGAGACGACCGGACACGCCATCGCCTCGGCCCTCCTCAGTTTCAAGGTCGGGCTGTACGGGATCGCGGTGACGCGGGCCGATACGGCACTGCAGAGGCTTGCGAAGAGGGAGGCCCCGGCGACCGTCGCCACGGCGCTCGAAATCCTGAAGAAGCGTGCCTCCGACCTGCAGGCTCAGGTCGCCGTCTCCGAGGGGATGCCGTCATTCTCCGGGGACGACAGGCCGCTCCTCGCGATGGACCTCCCTGCCGACCAGGTCGAGGACGCGGTCTCGTACACCCTGGACAACGCCCTCCTCCTCCTCTATGCGGCAGGGCTCGTCTCGTCGCCCGACGACGAGCAGGCGCTCGACGAGCACCGCGGCTTTCCCATTCAGATCCTCGCCTCCTATGCGAAGCAGTTGAATCTCTGAGCTGCTGAAGGCGCTTCTTTTTCGGGGGGTTCGTGGGGCTGCCCCCTTTCGTCTTTTGAGAGTGTCCGCGTATCGACATGCCCGATGTGAAGACCCGCCTCGACCACGAGATAAAGGAAAAACGATCCCGGAAATCATATCTCTCGGCCTACCGCCTTTTCAAGAGAGAATTCCCCCTTTCAACAGAGTGTTGTGAGGCTACCTCTCTATCTGAAGTGTCATCCATGAAACCAGGATCACGATCAGCTGGAGAGAACAGTTTCGCGGGGGCCGACAGTTAAACGATTGCACCATAACTCACATATAAAATAGAGAGAATATTTCTGGACGTGGAGATCAGATCAGTCTCCCGGCGAGACCCCGCTGTGTTGTCCAGACGCTGACGGGGTCTCACACTGCACGGAGGATTAGCGTTGTTGCTCGCCATTTGTGATATTTAGTGCAATGCTGATTCTTTGGAGCAAACAATTTGAAAGGAGAAGGAACAATGAAGAGAAAGCATTCAAAGGTCAGCATGGTTCTGCTGGTTCTATTCTTCATAGGGAGTATGCTCGTATTCCCTGTAGGAGCTGTGGATCAGCAGATCAACCTCACCGTACCATACTATGAACAGGAAACACCCTATTACTGTGGTGCGGCTGTTGCTCAGATGTGGATTGATTATCATGGGGACTATGTTAGCCAAGACACTCTGTACGACTACATTCGTGCAAACAACATTGAAGGATCTACATGGTACACCGATCCCCGTGGACTTGCAGAGTGTGTGGCGCACTACGTAGATGGCACTGGTGCCAGTGACAATGGATGGCAACCACAACATCAAGATGCTGCAATTCTCGGACAGGTATATGACATTGCTGAATATGGGATTCCTTCAGCATCGCTGGTTTATAACTCAGCTCATTGGATGATCGTTAAGGGAGCAAAATATTTTGAATACGGAGGTCGGCCGTATTCAGTTTATGGTATATGGGCATTTGATCCAGCTAATAGGTCATCATCGGTTAACAGTAAGTATGTCTCTGCTGATGACTGGAAGAATGAATATTTTACTCCCATTACTAAACCTGCTCTTTCAGAAAGCCACTGGTACAACAAGTGTGTCACTGTAAATGGCTGGCAGATAAGATCTGCCGACTATGCTGAAAAAACAAAAGATATGCATTTGATGGCCGATGAAGAAGATAATATCCAGATGACAGAGAAGACCGACCTTTCACAGTTTGCCCTGGATGAGATGAAGAAACTAGATCTCTTCAAGGAAGAATTGGAAGGATCAACTCCTGGAAAAATGCTCTATGTTCACTCCCTTCAGGATGAGTACAGTGATTACTACCTGATTCCTTTTGAAAAAGATGACCGGACTGTCGTGGTCGTTGAAGTCTTTATCCGTGATGATATCGCTGATTTCGGGAGCTGCATGGAAGTGTCCTCAGAATATCATCCAGTCCCAACACAGGATGAGGCCATGAAAGCACTCGATTGTGAAGGATATGAGAGTGACGGGAACGCCGTTCTTGTCTGGAAACCATGTCTCCAGACGATATCACGAGAATACCCTCTCTGGCAGTTTGAAACGACAGATGATGGGATCAAGTACGTCGGGTTTGATCAGCGTGGAAAAGTCACGGTTTATGATGAATTGACAGATAAAAGAGCATGATCAATCATCCATTCTATTTTTTGGCATCTATGTAGCATTATCCGGAGAAAAACCATGAACAAAAAACTCATTGCAGGACTTGTCCTGATAGTAATCGTAGGGTCTTTGCTTGCAACATTCCTCCTCTTCTCCCCGGGTAAAGAAGGGCCACAGGTCTCAGCAGAAACGATCCCTCCAGAAGATATCCCCACATTCGTCGCTGAGGCAGAGAGAAATATCGCATCAAACTTCACCGGCGCTGTCGCTGGAGACGCTATCATGGTGACGTCGCTGGACCACACAATACGTGAATTCTATCTTATTCCCTTCTATCAAGATAGCAATCCTGTCGCCGTCGCCTACGTCTCCATCACCGAGAACGGAACACCACACTACCGGGGAATATACGACTATCCCGACCCTGCCGTAGCACTGACATTTCTCCCCCTCACCGAGGTGAGGCAGGCCCTTGGCAATGCAGGATATACCGAGGGGAACTGGACGGCACGCGTGGTGAGCATGTTCTGTGACGAGCCAATCGGGCCGTATTTCTGGGAATGCACAGAGAAAGGAGGCGAGAAGGTGTACGTTGGGTATGACCGGTACGACGATGTTGTCAGGGTCTATGCCGAGGTGACACCGAAGTCAAAGGCCGGGTGAGAAACGGAGA
Protein-coding regions in this window:
- a CDS encoding metallophosphoesterase, whose protein sequence is MAVLVFSDVHADAEALSRVLALREEPAFTRLFGRVDTVVNLGDLLGRGYAPIETLRLVERLAGEVTLVSLLGNHDHACIHGIPVSGSDVRSEAVHRRLNRSPHLDALSRLPVEAVLDATLFVHGGPLRLGDVLTEQPFWQRLSRVPGPSFAGYHYTPQMAFAELERRGLSHLCCGHQHVPLCCQKKDDRIVSVPLRPEPLPGLPVAGACIDLSVPTITRLGACTGENPECAVTDFRRFWYLRLE
- the larB gene encoding nickel pincer cofactor biosynthesis protein LarB translates to RCGIPEAVLAEGKETADLVAIMLKHADAAGRCLATRVSPEQAEAVRTAAEAAGLAFRHEERAQAVVLSKGGQPEKNGGIVAILTAGTADITVAEEARVVAEEMGCEVRTAYDVGAAGVHRLFPALKDLAGAHVYVVAAGREGTLPAVVAGLVDRPVIGVPVSTGYGFMGQGQAALASMLQSCSVLTVVNIDAGFVAGAHAALIASLAGRP
- a CDS encoding nicotinamide-nucleotide adenylyltransferase, with translation MTRAFYIGRFQPYHNGHHSVISRIAPQVDEIVIGVGSAQLSHEVENPFTAGERVMMIAAALEEIGIPFYAIPIEDLRRNALWVSHVYSMTPYFDVVYSNNPLVIRLFSEGGMKVQTLPMYMRDTLSGTEIRRRMAADEDWRSLVPESVADVIDQIHGVDRIKQISCSD
- a CDS encoding C39 family peptidase, with protein sequence MKRKHSKVSMVLLVLFFIGSMLVFPVGAVDQQINLTVPYYEQETPYYCGAAVAQMWIDYHGDYVSQDTLYDYIRANNIEGSTWYTDPRGLAECVAHYVDGTGASDNGWQPQHQDAAILGQVYDIAEYGIPSASLVYNSAHWMIVKGAKYFEYGGRPYSVYGIWAFDPANRSSSVNSKYVSADDWKNEYFTPITKPALSESHWYNKCVTVNGWQIRSADYAEKTKDMHLMADEEDNIQMTEKTDLSQFALDEMKKLDLFKEELEGSTPGKMLYVHSLQDEYSDYYLIPFEKDDRTVVVVEVFIRDDIADFGSCMEVSSEYHPVPTQDEAMKALDCEGYESDGNAVLVWKPCLQTISREYPLWQFETTDDGIKYVGFDQRGKVTVYDELTDKRA